One segment of Candidatus Manganitrophus noduliformans DNA contains the following:
- a CDS encoding c-type cytochrome: MVKHALFAVFSVLVLFLLGMFAYREQNPEWKTYQAEYYKKLAQAVNDPKIAGTPLKVKQVWNQSLNRADRCTTCHGGIDNPAFENEPQPYKTHSNFANEGYISKHAFEKFGCTICHEGDGQAVTVSKTHGVVKHLDRQLLTGPYVQTACTKCHYELYNPEVYWPEVETLMEGKKLAVELGCVACHAIKQFGSNATLAPELSAMGSKTELSFYLVHDFSRIESKDHLTRVWEFEHFKDPQKIVPGTMDAADPKDRTPPTIMPNWGLTDEEATALTVFTLSLRDPKVERIPREYFPKLDEHDEFLQYRQ, translated from the coding sequence ATGGTAAAGCACGCTTTATTCGCGGTCTTCAGTGTTCTGGTTCTTTTCCTGCTCGGGATGTTTGCCTATCGCGAGCAGAATCCGGAATGGAAAACATATCAGGCTGAATACTACAAAAAGCTGGCCCAGGCGGTGAACGACCCGAAGATCGCCGGCACCCCGTTGAAGGTGAAGCAGGTTTGGAATCAAAGCCTGAACCGGGCCGATCGCTGCACCACCTGCCACGGCGGCATCGATAATCCGGCCTTCGAAAATGAGCCGCAGCCTTACAAGACGCATTCCAATTTTGCGAATGAAGGCTATATCTCGAAGCATGCTTTCGAGAAATTCGGCTGCACGATCTGCCATGAAGGGGACGGCCAGGCGGTGACTGTCAGTAAAACACACGGCGTCGTCAAACACCTCGATCGGCAGCTTCTGACCGGACCGTATGTTCAGACCGCCTGCACCAAATGCCACTATGAGCTCTACAACCCCGAGGTCTACTGGCCTGAAGTGGAGACCTTGATGGAGGGGAAAAAGTTGGCCGTCGAGCTCGGCTGCGTCGCCTGCCATGCGATCAAACAGTTCGGAAGCAATGCGACCTTGGCGCCGGAGCTCTCCGCCATGGGGAGCAAAACCGAGCTTTCCTTCTATCTCGTCCACGACTTCTCAAGAATCGAATCGAAAGATCATCTCACCCGGGTGTGGGAGTTCGAGCACTTCAAGGACCCGCAGAAGATCGTGCCGGGGACGATGGACGCGGCCGACCCGAAAGATCGGACCCCTCCGACCATTATGCCGAATTGGGGATTGACCGACGAAGAAGCGACCGCCCTGACCGTGTTCACCCTGTCGTTGAGAGATCCCAAGGTGGAGCGAATCCCGAGGGAGTACTTCCCGAAGCTCGACGAGCACGACGAGTTCTTGCAGTATCGCCAATAA
- a CDS encoding cytochrome B6 encodes MAEKETALGTIPKRDGNSGGLAALIKKSAADKMGPEDHVLVWPNLVYIELISMLVATAVLLFLSLVSPAPLEELASADTTPNPTKAPWYFLGLQELLVYFDPWLAGVVLPSLIIVGLVLLPYIDPNPRGKGYYTYSERKFAVLGFCFGLALWYILIVIGVWFRGLDWSWYWPWDNWKAHKPITGGLVDLEVVIQNTLGLPEAPLVTLGRYGVTIANLITWALFLGYYAVGFSIPFLFMRKFYNSLGFVRYNLMMFLFLSMLGVPLKIYLRLLASIKYVLVTPWFKI; translated from the coding sequence ATGGCTGAAAAGGAAACAGCGCTTGGGACAATTCCGAAGCGGGACGGGAATTCGGGCGGGCTCGCCGCTTTAATCAAGAAATCGGCGGCCGACAAGATGGGGCCGGAAGATCACGTCCTGGTCTGGCCGAATCTGGTCTACATCGAGTTGATCTCGATGTTGGTCGCCACCGCGGTACTTCTCTTTCTCTCCCTCGTTTCGCCGGCGCCGCTGGAGGAGTTGGCCAGCGCCGATACCACGCCGAACCCGACAAAGGCCCCCTGGTACTTCTTGGGCCTGCAGGAGCTTCTGGTCTATTTCGATCCCTGGCTCGCCGGCGTGGTCCTCCCCTCCTTGATCATCGTCGGACTGGTTCTTCTTCCCTACATCGATCCGAATCCGCGGGGGAAAGGTTATTATACCTACTCCGAGAGAAAGTTCGCCGTACTGGGATTTTGTTTCGGGCTGGCGCTTTGGTACATCTTGATCGTGATCGGTGTCTGGTTCCGGGGGCTGGATTGGTCGTGGTATTGGCCCTGGGACAATTGGAAGGCGCACAAACCGATCACAGGGGGCCTCGTCGATCTGGAGGTCGTGATCCAGAACACGCTCGGACTGCCCGAAGCCCCCCTCGTCACGCTCGGCCGGTACGGCGTCACGATCGCCAACCTGATCACCTGGGCGTTGTTCCTGGGATATTACGCGGTCGGATTCAGCATTCCTTTTCTCTTCATGAGAAAGTTTTACAATTCGTTGGGGTTTGTCCGGTACAATTTGATGATGTTCCTTTTCCTTTCGATGCTCGGCGTGCCGCTGAAGATTTATTTAAGACTGCTTGCCAGCATCAAATATGTGCTGGTGACCCCCTGGTTTAAAATTTAG
- a CDS encoding cytochrome b N-terminal domain-containing protein, producing MNKLLDQIRENVTQTQVWKSIFRHGYPNTDANRALVMFSNVILHLHPVRVRRGALKIKFTWCLGGLTFFFFVLLAVTGVFLMFYYVPDTRRAYNDIKDLGTVIYFGSLFRALHRWSAHAMVFSVWMHMTRVFLTGSYKPPREFNWVVGVILLVVTLVMSWTGYLLPWDQLALWAVTVGSKMAEATPLVGNAGPFGPELGMTINNDVAFVLLGGTVVGQSALLRFYVLHCLGLPLVMALFMAVHFWRIRKDGFSGPL from the coding sequence ATGAATAAGTTACTCGATCAGATTCGGGAGAATGTGACGCAGACGCAGGTCTGGAAGTCGATCTTCCGTCACGGTTACCCGAACACCGACGCCAACCGGGCGCTGGTGATGTTCAGCAACGTCATCCTCCACCTCCATCCGGTTCGCGTCCGTCGCGGCGCGTTGAAGATCAAATTCACCTGGTGTCTCGGAGGGTTGACCTTCTTCTTTTTCGTTCTGTTGGCCGTTACCGGCGTTTTCCTGATGTTCTACTATGTCCCCGATACGCGGCGGGCATACAACGACATTAAAGACTTGGGAACGGTCATTTACTTCGGCAGCCTCTTCCGGGCGCTCCATCGCTGGTCGGCGCATGCCATGGTCTTCTCCGTCTGGATGCATATGACCCGCGTCTTCCTGACCGGGTCGTATAAGCCTCCCCGCGAATTCAACTGGGTGGTCGGGGTGATCTTGCTGGTGGTGACGTTGGTCATGAGCTGGACCGGCTATCTTCTCCCCTGGGATCAGCTGGCTCTCTGGGCGGTGACGGTCGGGAGCAAGATGGCGGAAGCGACGCCGCTCGTCGGGAACGCGGGACCGTTCGGTCCGGAGCTGGGGATGACGATCAACAACGATGTTGCCTTCGTCTTGTTGGGAGGAACGGTCGTGGGGCAGAGCGCGCTGCTGCGGTTCTACGTCCTTCATTGCCTCGGACTGCCGTTGGTGATGGCCCTCTTCATGGCCGTTCATTTTTGGAGGATCCGGAAGGACGGATTCTCCGGGCCGCTTTAA
- a CDS encoding ubiquinol-cytochrome c reductase iron-sulfur subunit — MNPGGKKDSPQNPQQQQTDVTRRRFFTLMGLGIGWGGFAAALGGSGVGALRYMFPNVLYEPPTVFKIGKPDDYGIGVDNKLKKERQIWVVRNERGIYVMVAICRHLGCTPNWFDDQKKFRCPCHGSIYDVAGNVVGGPAPRTLWRAALSIDPVDGQIVVNFTQRQDPDPKGTEEGLMVDEKSREVPPFFLEV, encoded by the coding sequence ATGAATCCCGGTGGCAAGAAAGACAGTCCGCAAAATCCGCAACAGCAGCAGACGGATGTGACCCGGAGGCGGTTTTTTACCCTCATGGGCCTGGGGATCGGCTGGGGCGGGTTTGCCGCGGCGCTCGGAGGAAGCGGCGTCGGCGCCCTTCGGTACATGTTTCCAAACGTCCTTTACGAGCCCCCCACGGTCTTCAAAATCGGAAAGCCGGATGATTACGGAATCGGCGTCGATAACAAGCTGAAGAAAGAGCGCCAGATCTGGGTGGTCCGAAACGAGCGGGGAATCTATGTGATGGTGGCGATTTGCCGTCATCTCGGATGCACCCCCAACTGGTTCGACGACCAAAAAAAGTTCCGGTGTCCCTGCCATGGAAGTATTTATGACGTGGCGGGGAATGTCGTCGGCGGTCCGGCCCCCCGGACCCTCTGGCGGGCGGCCCTTTCAATCGATCCGGTCGACGGACAGATCGTCGTCAACTTTACGCAGCGCCAGGATCCCGATCCGAAGGGAACGGAGGAAGGGTTGATGGTCGACGAAAAGAGCCGGGAAGTTCCACCGTTTTTCTTAGAGGTATAG
- a CDS encoding carboxypeptidase-like regulatory domain-containing protein: protein MQLAIFLIFILSLVTITPKPAFATHEVDHRYIVSGYVRDAEGNALKGVDVLLEHKSGQKFKVKTNGSGYYETLFHLHDEDLGDEITVTAGTEVKKVAVAFKAGDKVTHRGGSADFGAPGKSSPFAWIYWTGGFGLLAAVLYFGLFRKKKKKEAPRKSRKKK, encoded by the coding sequence ATGCAATTGGCGATCTTCCTTATTTTCATCCTTTCCCTCGTAACGATTACGCCCAAGCCTGCGTTTGCAACGCACGAAGTCGACCATCGATATATTGTCTCCGGTTACGTTCGGGACGCGGAAGGAAACGCCCTGAAGGGCGTCGATGTGCTCTTAGAGCATAAAAGCGGGCAGAAGTTTAAGGTTAAGACGAACGGCTCCGGTTATTACGAGACCCTCTTTCACCTCCACGACGAAGATCTCGGAGATGAGATCACCGTCACGGCGGGAACCGAGGTCAAGAAGGTCGCCGTCGCGTTCAAAGCGGGCGATAAGGTGACACACCGGGGGGGGAGCGCCGACTTCGGCGCGCCCGGGAAATCGTCGCCGTTTGCCTGGATTTATTGGACCGGCGGGTTCGGTCTTCTGGCGGCGGTTCTTTATTTCGGTCTCTTTCGGAAAAAGAAGAAGAAAGAGGCCCCGCGCAAAAGCAGGAAAAAGAAGTGA
- a CDS encoding c-type cytochrome, protein MKKLQFVLIPAIILVIGGVAFSFLFEDKHVAKGRKVFSRYCTPCHGDSGRGDGYNAKNLDPHARDLTDGTEEYMAKLTNEEIYEVIEQGGYGVDLSAGMPTWGKHFSEEEIWSLVAFIRTLHSYDGPPVIFDKEKPYQTARPRTPPVQEAEFVSLFEEKVSDDDGRQEMIDQGKEVFVDRGCVACHQIDGEGGELGPDLSRVGFMLQPQFIYRWVRNPLSFKPHTRMPNLDLSDEEALAVTIYLSTLKGSSEEVQKAEPHRSGADPLQRRS, encoded by the coding sequence ATGAAGAAGCTGCAATTTGTGCTGATTCCGGCCATCATTCTCGTTATCGGCGGGGTTGCGTTTTCATTCTTATTCGAAGATAAACATGTCGCCAAGGGGAGGAAGGTTTTCAGCCGATATTGCACCCCTTGTCATGGAGACAGCGGCCGGGGAGACGGGTATAATGCAAAAAATCTCGACCCGCATGCGCGCGACCTGACCGACGGGACCGAAGAGTACATGGCAAAGCTGACGAATGAAGAAATTTACGAGGTCATCGAACAAGGGGGCTACGGCGTCGACCTCTCCGCAGGGATGCCGACCTGGGGAAAACATTTTTCAGAAGAAGAGATCTGGTCTCTCGTCGCCTTTATCCGGACCCTTCATTCTTATGACGGCCCGCCCGTGATCTTTGATAAAGAGAAGCCGTACCAAACGGCCCGGCCTCGGACCCCCCCGGTACAGGAGGCGGAGTTTGTTTCCCTTTTCGAGGAGAAGGTTTCCGATGACGACGGGCGTCAAGAAATGATCGATCAGGGGAAAGAGGTCTTTGTCGATCGCGGATGTGTCGCCTGTCATCAGATCGACGGGGAAGGGGGGGAGCTCGGTCCCGATTTAAGCCGGGTCGGTTTTATGTTACAGCCTCAATTTATTTACCGTTGGGTCCGGAATCCGCTGTCGTTCAAACCGCATACCCGGATGCCGAACCTCGATCTGTCGGATGAGGAGGCCTTGGCCGTCACCATTTATTTGAGCACGTTAAAAGGATCGTCGGAAGAAGTTCAAAAAGCGGAGCCGCATCGATCGGGGGCCGATCCCTTGCAGCGACGTTCCTGA
- a CDS encoding c-type cytochrome produces MLRRAIGRYGLTLMLIFGAAVSPVWADEEAAPEAKKSDDKSKGVVSVELGKEVYIKRCLGCHGAEGAGDGPAALRFKPVPRDFTKGLFKYKSTPHGSVPTDEDLIKVVVQGLPGTGMPAWKSILKDNQIRSVVQYIKTFAPQFKDAAPKPITIGPEVKSSPESIEKGKALFKELACFMCHGEEGRGNGPLAPTLKDNLGRHVQPRNLTKGWIFRGGGARENIYMRINTGLMGTPMPSFADKLDNEKSWHIANYVNSLSQYPGVPNWNVAVMAKPIEGDVADDPDDPRWNDLERHSFPLVGQVTIDPRMFTPTVDMVTVKAMYNEKDLSLLVIWDDPTKSVATPAAGETVPEIFDDAVAIQFPTKMLPGTQKPYFIMGDVNHSVYVARWNGRTNSVDEFNANGTEVRVGLRITPQEETNWQFKGKGKYHQGQYKAVFKRPLVTEDKETDLQIQPGVFYPIAFTAWDGSNGERDAMRSLSAWYSLYLEVPASNDRFIYPTLFLLVVVGVEWWIARSYRNGNGNGKQK; encoded by the coding sequence ATGTTAAGAAGAGCGATCGGACGATACGGACTGACTCTGATGTTGATTTTCGGGGCCGCTGTTTCACCCGTCTGGGCCGACGAGGAGGCCGCTCCTGAAGCGAAAAAGTCGGACGATAAAAGTAAAGGTGTCGTCAGCGTGGAGCTTGGAAAGGAAGTCTATATCAAGCGGTGTCTCGGCTGCCACGGCGCGGAAGGGGCCGGAGACGGCCCGGCTGCATTGCGGTTCAAGCCGGTGCCGAGAGACTTTACGAAAGGTCTATTCAAATATAAATCGACCCCCCATGGGAGCGTCCCGACCGATGAAGACCTCATCAAAGTGGTCGTCCAAGGGCTCCCCGGCACGGGAATGCCGGCCTGGAAAAGCATTTTGAAAGATAATCAAATCCGCTCGGTCGTTCAGTATATCAAAACCTTCGCGCCGCAGTTCAAGGACGCGGCGCCCAAGCCGATCACGATCGGCCCCGAAGTCAAATCTTCGCCGGAGAGCATCGAGAAAGGGAAGGCGCTCTTCAAAGAGCTCGCTTGCTTCATGTGCCACGGCGAGGAGGGGCGGGGAAATGGACCCCTTGCCCCCACGCTGAAGGACAATTTGGGGCGTCACGTTCAGCCGCGAAATCTGACCAAGGGCTGGATCTTCCGTGGAGGGGGGGCACGGGAGAATATCTATATGCGGATCAACACCGGCTTGATGGGAACGCCGATGCCCTCTTTCGCAGACAAACTCGACAATGAAAAGAGCTGGCATATCGCCAATTACGTCAATTCGCTTTCCCAGTATCCGGGGGTTCCCAATTGGAACGTCGCCGTAATGGCGAAACCGATCGAAGGGGATGTTGCCGACGATCCGGACGATCCCCGCTGGAACGACCTGGAACGGCATAGTTTCCCGCTGGTCGGCCAGGTCACGATCGATCCGAGGATGTTCACCCCGACCGTCGATATGGTCACGGTGAAGGCGATGTACAACGAGAAGGATCTGTCGCTTCTTGTCATCTGGGACGACCCGACGAAAAGTGTGGCGACGCCGGCGGCCGGAGAGACGGTCCCCGAAATTTTCGATGACGCCGTCGCCATTCAGTTTCCGACCAAAATGTTGCCGGGGACCCAAAAACCATACTTCATCATGGGGGATGTGAACCACTCGGTCTATGTCGCCCGCTGGAACGGAAGAACCAACAGCGTCGACGAGTTCAATGCGAACGGGACGGAGGTTCGGGTCGGGCTTCGGATCACGCCGCAAGAGGAGACCAACTGGCAATTTAAGGGAAAAGGGAAGTATCACCAGGGGCAATACAAGGCCGTGTTCAAGCGGCCCCTCGTCACCGAAGATAAAGAAACCGATTTGCAGATCCAGCCGGGCGTTTTTTACCCGATCGCTTTTACCGCCTGGGACGGCTCCAACGGGGAGCGGGACGCGATGCGATCTTTATCGGCCTGGTATTCCCTTTATCTTGAGGTGCCCGCGTCGAATGATCGCTTCATCTATCCGACCCTCTTTCTCTTGGTCGTTGTCGGTGTGGAGTGGTGGATCGCCCGAAGTTACCGGAATGGGAATGGAAATGGGAAGCAGAAATGA
- a CDS encoding c-type cytochrome — protein sequence MEKIKKKGMPPGLRVALSLALFYLFLRFIVQPPLPFSVIFMYMAMAVAGAIMYLTLFFDIKEVIVNPIYTFLGGGVEGGVAKGGRYALLVAMPLVVWFGSYQKFNKEIQPPLDPRVIHPAPPVEFTGLYNPFNVEDKETLRKSVADGKEIYYKNCIFCHGDLLDGDGIFAHGFNPRPANFQDPGVLPMLQESFLFWRISTGGIGLPQESTPWSSAMPKWEDMLTDEERWKVILFLSDYTGFVPRSWE from the coding sequence ATGGAAAAAATAAAAAAGAAGGGGATGCCTCCCGGGCTCAGAGTGGCCCTCTCTTTGGCTCTATTTTATCTCTTCTTGAGGTTTATCGTTCAACCTCCCCTCCCGTTCAGCGTCATTTTTATGTATATGGCGATGGCCGTGGCGGGGGCGATCATGTATCTCACCCTGTTTTTCGATATCAAAGAGGTGATCGTCAACCCGATTTATACCTTTTTGGGGGGGGGCGTGGAAGGGGGGGTGGCCAAGGGGGGGCGGTATGCGCTTCTGGTCGCCATGCCGCTGGTCGTCTGGTTCGGCTCGTATCAGAAATTCAATAAAGAGATTCAGCCGCCGCTCGATCCGCGCGTGATTCATCCGGCTCCTCCGGTGGAATTTACCGGTTTGTATAATCCCTTCAACGTCGAAGACAAAGAAACGCTGCGGAAAAGCGTCGCGGACGGGAAAGAAATTTATTATAAAAATTGCATCTTCTGCCATGGCGATCTGCTCGACGGCGACGGGATTTTCGCGCATGGATTTAACCCCAGGCCGGCCAATTTCCAGGACCCCGGGGTTCTTCCGATGCTTCAGGAGTCGTTTCTCTTCTGGAGAATCAGCACCGGCGGGATCGGGCTTCCGCAGGAGTCGACCCCCTGGAGTTCGGCGATGCCGAAATGGGAAGACATGCTGACCGATGAAGAGCGGTGGAAGGTGATTCTCTTCCTCTCTGATTATACCGGATTTGTGCCGAGAAGTTGGGAGTAG
- a CDS encoding c-type cytochrome: MQIRRGFGLCFLALALAAGCGSKADEKLEFGAVSNERDLVEIGEKIFFGKGQCALCHTLGGEGRGKCPDLEGAGERLTREFIYETLTEPDKYIRLDFDPAEPKKYPARMPAVDQPPIGLTEPELLTVIAFVQSRGGKITVSPVELKR; encoded by the coding sequence TTGCAGATCAGGCGGGGATTCGGTCTTTGTTTTTTAGCCTTGGCGTTGGCGGCGGGTTGCGGCTCCAAGGCCGACGAGAAACTTGAGTTCGGCGCTGTTTCAAATGAACGGGACCTGGTTGAGATCGGGGAGAAGATTTTTTTCGGAAAAGGCCAATGCGCCCTCTGTCACACCCTTGGAGGAGAAGGCCGGGGGAAGTGTCCCGATTTAGAGGGGGCGGGGGAACGTCTCACGCGGGAGTTTATCTACGAGACGCTGACGGAGCCGGATAAATATATCCGGCTCGATTTCGATCCCGCAGAGCCGAAAAAATATCCGGCGCGGATGCCGGCGGTCGATCAGCCGCCGATCGGTTTGACGGAGCCCGAGTTGTTGACGGTGATCGCCTTCGTTCAGAGCCGGGGGGGAAAGATCACGGTCAGCCCGGTGGAACTGAAAAGATAG
- a CDS encoding c-type cytochrome, producing the protein MTFKSVIRKPIFAVWLLFLALFLILEASFLFAQTPAAGGAVEYRDPSWISSRNFIWILSQVHLLFGGFVLGVPIFAWLCEVIGMVSKDRRYDHLAKEFTILITACFEMTATLGIIFLFALRVLYPKLWTYLTGVFLPSFYFYLFLFVLEGAALYIYAAKWDAMQGRYKPLHMFVGLILNIVGFFVMIVPSAWASFQASPVVLNEGMGWIEKAWAAANNPTWWPVNIHRIVANVVLGGYVCGAYAGVRYLGAKTREEREHYDWMGYVGNFIGIFGLLPLPFAGYWLMREVYEYNQQMGITLMGGILSWLFILQALLIGVLFLGSNYYLWQGLITRTEDGVKYKPYIVIMLVTILACMGVWMTPHSLVASMEEARAMGGTHHPILGVFGVMSAKLTVVNIIILTSFMSFLLYWRANQQITVKWGKAARVFEVFLFSVAIIGVILAGIYGYFVPAIYRVNVLSVAQVLAVLFVLALVTPMTGMMLRGAKMTGKMTWGIMRPSSQYALVINAITVVLTMSLMGYARSASRVHWHVYGVLEDTSAYAYTPPLGTAAFLFSVNTLLFFSLVAAIFWVTTRTIRYDGFCTQYFFVAPFVEWLVSLPEKLSAPKPVGEARSPYFRKVVGVVVGFLAAFTWAGFMVPQSVGLPPTKEKLDVAKISTEKDLTRIGQNMFFGKGQCALCHTLGSEGGRCPTLQNAGARLTREFIFETLTKPDAYVKLDFEQVEPKKYPAQMPVINRPPIDLTDQELLTVIAFVQSLGGKVTVEPAELIALDQPAPVAEPAEGEAPAPERLESRREVGHTGS; encoded by the coding sequence ATGACCTTCAAAAGTGTGATTCGAAAACCGATTTTCGCGGTGTGGCTCCTTTTCCTGGCCCTCTTCTTGATCCTGGAGGCCTCCTTCCTCTTTGCCCAGACTCCCGCGGCCGGAGGCGCGGTTGAATACCGCGATCCTTCCTGGATCAGCAGCCGTAATTTCATCTGGATCCTCTCTCAGGTGCACCTCCTCTTCGGCGGATTCGTCCTGGGGGTGCCGATCTTCGCCTGGCTGTGCGAGGTCATCGGCATGGTGTCGAAGGATCGCCGGTACGACCACCTCGCCAAAGAGTTCACCATCCTGATCACCGCCTGTTTCGAGATGACCGCCACCTTGGGGATCATCTTCCTTTTTGCCCTTCGCGTCCTTTATCCGAAACTCTGGACCTATCTCACCGGTGTTTTTCTCCCCAGCTTTTACTTCTATCTCTTCCTTTTTGTCTTGGAAGGGGCGGCGCTCTACATTTATGCGGCGAAGTGGGACGCGATGCAGGGTAGGTACAAGCCCCTTCACATGTTCGTCGGCCTGATTCTGAACATCGTCGGCTTTTTCGTGATGATCGTGCCGAGCGCTTGGGCCTCTTTCCAGGCGAGTCCGGTCGTTTTGAACGAGGGAATGGGGTGGATCGAGAAGGCATGGGCCGCGGCGAACAACCCGACCTGGTGGCCGGTGAACATCCATCGAATCGTCGCGAATGTCGTTTTGGGAGGATATGTCTGCGGGGCGTACGCGGGAGTCCGCTATCTCGGCGCTAAAACGAGGGAAGAGCGCGAGCATTACGACTGGATGGGGTATGTCGGAAACTTCATCGGGATCTTCGGGCTTCTCCCGTTGCCCTTTGCCGGCTACTGGCTGATGCGGGAGGTGTATGAGTATAACCAGCAGATGGGGATCACCCTGATGGGGGGGATTCTCTCCTGGCTCTTTATCCTCCAGGCCCTTCTGATCGGGGTGCTCTTTCTCGGCTCCAATTACTACCTCTGGCAGGGGCTCATCACCCGGACGGAAGACGGGGTGAAATACAAGCCGTATATCGTCATCATGCTGGTCACCATTCTCGCTTGTATGGGGGTCTGGATGACACCGCACAGCTTGGTCGCCAGCATGGAAGAGGCGCGCGCGATGGGGGGAACCCATCATCCGATCCTGGGGGTCTTCGGGGTCATGTCGGCCAAGTTGACGGTGGTCAACATCATCATCCTGACCAGCTTCATGAGCTTCCTTCTTTATTGGAGGGCGAACCAGCAGATCACCGTCAAATGGGGAAAGGCGGCCCGCGTCTTTGAGGTTTTCCTCTTTTCGGTCGCGATTATCGGCGTGATCCTGGCCGGCATCTACGGCTACTTTGTTCCGGCGATTTACCGCGTCAACGTTCTCTCCGTCGCCCAGGTGTTGGCGGTTCTCTTCGTCCTCGCGCTGGTGACGCCGATGACAGGCATGATGCTCCGGGGGGCGAAGATGACCGGAAAAATGACCTGGGGAATCATGCGGCCGAGCTCCCAATATGCGTTGGTGATTAACGCGATCACCGTGGTCCTCACGATGAGCCTGATGGGTTATGCCCGTTCCGCGTCGCGGGTCCACTGGCATGTCTATGGGGTGCTGGAAGACACCTCCGCCTATGCCTATACCCCTCCGTTGGGGACGGCCGCCTTTCTTTTTTCGGTCAACACCCTTCTCTTCTTCTCTCTGGTCGCCGCGATCTTCTGGGTGACCACCCGGACGATCCGCTACGACGGTTTCTGCACGCAATATTTCTTCGTCGCTCCTTTTGTCGAATGGCTGGTGAGCCTTCCTGAAAAGCTCAGCGCGCCGAAACCGGTCGGTGAAGCGCGGTCCCCTTATTTCCGGAAGGTCGTGGGGGTCGTCGTCGGATTTCTGGCGGCGTTTACCTGGGCCGGCTTTATGGTTCCACAGAGCGTCGGTCTTCCCCCGACAAAAGAGAAGCTGGATGTGGCGAAAATTTCAACCGAGAAAGATCTGACGAGAATCGGCCAGAACATGTTTTTCGGTAAAGGGCAATGCGCCCTCTGCCATACGCTCGGGTCGGAAGGAGGGCGTTGTCCGACGCTCCAGAATGCCGGGGCCCGTCTGACGCGGGAGTTTATCTTCGAGACGCTGACAAAGCCGGACGCCTATGTGAAGCTCGATTTCGAGCAGGTGGAGCCGAAAAAGTATCCGGCGCAGATGCCTGTGATCAATCGGCCGCCGATCGATCTGACCGATCAGGAGCTGCTGACGGTGATCGCTTTCGTTCAAAGCCTCGGGGGAAAGGTCACGGTCGAACCGGCCGAGCTGATCGCCCTTGATCAGCCCGCTCCGGTTGCCGAGCCGGCGGAAGGAGAGGCGCCCGCTCCGGAAAGGCTGGAAAGCCGGCGAGAAGTAGGACACACAGGATCCTAA